Proteins encoded by one window of Filimonas effusa:
- a CDS encoding GNAT family N-acetyltransferase: MRLSITCRHFKDLAPHEIYAFMRLRSEVFVVEQSCIYLDADNIDQYCYHLLLRDGTEIAAYARLVPPGVSYTETSIGRIVTNPAYRGQGNGKQLINIALEECSRLFGVGPVKIGAQLYLKEFYKAFGFVPVSEVYDEDGIEHIKMLLTPNPSTLF; the protein is encoded by the coding sequence ATGAGACTGAGCATCACCTGCCGGCATTTTAAAGACCTGGCCCCTCACGAAATCTATGCATTCATGCGTTTACGCAGCGAGGTGTTTGTGGTTGAGCAAAGCTGCATTTATCTTGATGCAGATAATATAGACCAGTATTGCTATCACCTGCTGTTGCGCGATGGAACAGAGATCGCCGCTTATGCCAGGTTGGTCCCCCCGGGCGTATCCTATACCGAAACTTCAATAGGCAGAATTGTTACCAATCCCGCCTATCGCGGCCAGGGCAACGGCAAGCAACTCATCAACATAGCGCTGGAAGAATGTTCCCGCCTGTTTGGCGTTGGCCCCGTTAAAATAGGCGCACAACTCTACCTGAAAGAATTCTATAAAGCCTTTGGCTTCGTTCCCGTAAGTGAAGTATATGACGAAGACGGCATAGAGCATATCAAAATGCTGCTGACACCTAACCCTTCAACTCTGTTTTAA
- the uvrA gene encoding excinuclease ABC subunit UvrA, whose amino-acid sequence MAVKEKSLPETVAEATEKIEVFGAREHNLKNLDISIPKNKLVVFTGVSGSGKSSLAFDTIYNEGQRRYMESFSAYARQFMGDMERPDVDKILGLSPVISIEQKTTNKNPRSTVGTITELYDFLRLLYARIGEAYSYNTGKKMTKFSEEEIVDNIFKKFKSKKITLLSPLVRGRKGHYRELFEEIRKKGFLKVRVDGEVLDITPRMQLDRYKIHDIEVVIDRLQVTDDMKVRLSQSVQQTLKSGKDLMFLLVDGGSKEDILVQYSKQLMCVDTGISYEEPSPNAFSFNSPYGACPSCKGLGNVYSISMEAILPEPDKSIREGGIAPLGEEREAHMFKTVAQIARKNKISLDKPVKDLPAAGLNILLYGNAEGGSQEVEDFDESMASTPYDGEFEGIIPMIRRWFAGSSESTREWAEQFMELKTCPACEGARLKKESLWFKVDERNIAEVSSLNLDKLMTWFTGIEKRLSDKQNAIAKDILKEIRERLQFLLDVGLTYLTLNRPSRTLSGGESQRIRLATQIGSQLQGITYILDEPSIGLHQRDNHQLIVALRNLRDIGNSVLVVEHDKDIMLAADYLVDIGPRAGKYGGHIVAQGSPEQVLRAPSDTASYLNGKKGIEVPATRRKGNGLHLELKGATGNNLKNISVKFPLGKLVLVTGVSGSGKSTLINETLYPILSKHCYNSRMTPLPYKSVKGLEHIDKVIEIDQSPIGRTPRSNPATYCGFFTEIRQLFAAVPEAKIRGYNPGRFSFNVKGGRCDVCEGGGMRVIEMNFLPDVYVHCEKCNGKRYNRETLEIRYKGKSISDVLNMTVDEACDFFEAVPYLFRKIKVLQDVGLGYITLGQSAVTLSGGEAQRVKLATELAKKDTGKTFYILDEPTTGLHFQDIQHLLEVLNKLVDRGNTVLVIEHNLDVIKVADHIIDVGLEGGDGGGRILFEGTPEEMIKNKESHTARFLKTELKG is encoded by the coding sequence ATGGCAGTTAAAGAAAAGAGTCTCCCCGAAACAGTGGCAGAAGCGACGGAAAAAATTGAGGTATTTGGCGCCAGGGAACATAACCTGAAAAATCTTGATATAAGTATTCCTAAGAATAAACTCGTTGTATTTACAGGCGTGAGTGGCAGTGGCAAATCGTCGCTGGCTTTCGATACTATTTATAACGAAGGACAGCGCAGGTATATGGAAAGCTTCAGCGCCTATGCCCGCCAGTTCATGGGCGATATGGAACGGCCTGACGTGGACAAGATCCTTGGCCTGAGCCCGGTTATATCTATCGAACAAAAGACCACCAATAAGAATCCCCGCTCCACGGTAGGTACTATTACCGAATTATACGATTTCCTGCGTTTGCTTTATGCACGTATAGGCGAAGCTTACAGCTACAATACGGGCAAGAAGATGACCAAGTTCAGCGAAGAGGAGATCGTTGACAACATATTCAAAAAATTTAAAAGTAAGAAAATAACGCTGCTGTCTCCGTTGGTGCGTGGCCGTAAAGGGCATTACCGCGAGCTTTTTGAAGAGATCCGTAAAAAGGGTTTCTTAAAGGTGAGGGTAGATGGCGAGGTGCTGGATATCACACCCCGGATGCAGCTCGACAGGTACAAGATCCATGATATTGAGGTGGTAATTGACCGTTTACAGGTGACCGATGATATGAAGGTGCGCCTGAGCCAGAGTGTACAGCAAACGCTGAAGTCGGGCAAGGACCTGATGTTTTTGCTGGTAGATGGCGGGTCCAAAGAAGATATCCTGGTGCAGTACTCAAAGCAACTGATGTGCGTAGATACGGGCATCAGTTATGAAGAACCTTCTCCCAATGCGTTTTCCTTTAACTCGCCCTATGGTGCGTGCCCTTCGTGTAAAGGATTGGGAAATGTATACTCTATAAGTATGGAGGCTATTTTGCCTGAACCGGATAAAAGTATCCGTGAAGGTGGTATAGCGCCGCTGGGGGAAGAGCGGGAAGCACATATGTTTAAAACTGTTGCACAAATTGCCCGGAAGAATAAGATCAGTCTCGATAAACCGGTGAAGGATCTTCCTGCAGCCGGTCTTAATATCCTGCTTTATGGTAATGCCGAAGGCGGCAGCCAGGAGGTAGAAGATTTTGATGAATCGATGGCGTCGACGCCTTACGATGGTGAGTTTGAAGGGATCATTCCCATGATCCGCCGCTGGTTTGCGGGCAGCAGTGAAAGTACCCGGGAGTGGGCAGAACAGTTTATGGAACTTAAAACCTGTCCTGCCTGCGAAGGCGCCCGTTTAAAAAAGGAAAGTCTCTGGTTCAAGGTCGATGAAAGGAATATTGCGGAGGTAAGCTCCCTGAACCTTGATAAGCTGATGACCTGGTTTACAGGTATCGAGAAAAGGCTTTCCGATAAGCAGAATGCAATAGCAAAAGATATCCTGAAAGAAATAAGGGAAAGGTTACAGTTCCTGCTTGATGTAGGGCTTACTTATCTTACGCTGAACAGGCCTTCCCGTACGCTCAGCGGTGGTGAATCGCAGCGTATAAGGCTGGCAACGCAGATAGGATCGCAGTTACAGGGGATTACTTATATTCTCGATGAACCTTCCATTGGTTTACACCAGCGCGATAACCACCAGTTGATTGTTGCATTGCGTAACCTGCGTGATATTGGCAATAGTGTACTGGTGGTGGAGCATGATAAGGATATTATGCTGGCGGCAGATTACCTGGTTGATATAGGTCCGCGTGCAGGCAAGTATGGCGGTCATATCGTTGCCCAGGGCTCTCCTGAGCAGGTGCTGCGTGCGCCATCCGATACGGCTTCTTACCTGAACGGTAAAAAGGGTATTGAAGTACCGGCAACCCGCAGAAAGGGTAACGGGCTTCATCTTGAACTGAAGGGCGCTACCGGTAATAACCTGAAGAACATATCGGTGAAATTCCCGCTTGGTAAGCTGGTACTGGTAACCGGCGTGAGCGGCAGCGGTAAGAGTACGCTTATTAATGAAACTTTGTATCCCATCCTCTCCAAACATTGTTATAACAGCCGGATGACACCGCTGCCTTATAAAAGTGTAAAGGGGTTGGAGCATATTGATAAGGTGATAGAGATTGACCAGTCGCCTATTGGCCGTACGCCAAGAAGTAACCCGGCTACCTACTGCGGTTTCTTTACAGAGATCAGGCAGTTGTTCGCTGCCGTTCCTGAAGCCAAGATCAGGGGGTATAATCCCGGCCGGTTTTCGTTTAATGTAAAAGGTGGCCGTTGTGATGTTTGTGAAGGCGGCGGTATGCGGGTGATTGAAATGAATTTCCTTCCCGACGTATATGTGCACTGTGAAAAGTGTAACGGCAAAAGGTATAACAGGGAAACGCTTGAGATCAGGTATAAGGGCAAGTCGATCAGCGATGTGCTGAACATGACTGTTGATGAAGCGTGTGATTTCTTTGAAGCGGTGCCTTACCTGTTCCGTAAGATAAAGGTGTTGCAGGATGTGGGGCTGGGATATATAACACTTGGGCAGAGCGCGGTTACCCTTAGCGGGGGAGAGGCTCAGCGAGTGAAACTGGCTACAGAGCTGGCCAAGAAAGATACGGGCAAAACATTTTATATTCTCGACGAGCCTACTACCGGGCTTCACTTCCAGGATATTCAACACCTGCTTGAGGTGCTGAATAAACTGGTAGATCGTGGTAATACGGTATTAGTGATAGAACATAACCTGGATGTGATAAAGGTGGCCGATCATATTATTGATGTGGGCCTGGAAGGTGGTGATGGCGGCGGGCGCATCCTTTTTGAGGGTACACCCGAAGAGATGATCAAAAACAAAGAAAGCCATACTGCCCGTTTCCTTAAAACAGAGTTGAAGGGTTAG
- a CDS encoding OmpA family protein — translation MKTLKMSVTGLLSAVILFSSCKTWNNSQKGAAVGVGGGAAAGAVIGKISGNTALGTIIGAAVGGTAGAIIGRKMDKQAEDIKTQVPDAKVERVNEGITVEFSSKVLFGFDSYSLTDASRGSLDKLIKVLNTYPDTNVEVQGHTDNKGTAAYNDKLSLQRAESVASYVKSHGIASSRITTRGFGFNAPKYTNDTEDGRAQNRRVEFVITANEKMKSEAAQQANQ, via the coding sequence ATGAAAACCCTGAAAATGTCAGTAACGGGCCTGTTGAGCGCCGTAATATTATTTTCTTCCTGCAAAACCTGGAACAATAGCCAGAAAGGCGCAGCTGTAGGCGTAGGCGGCGGAGCCGCTGCCGGTGCCGTTATAGGCAAAATATCAGGCAACACTGCCTTGGGAACCATTATCGGCGCTGCCGTAGGTGGCACAGCCGGCGCTATCATCGGCCGTAAAATGGACAAACAGGCAGAAGATATCAAAACCCAGGTTCCTGATGCTAAAGTAGAAAGGGTGAACGAAGGCATTACCGTTGAATTCAGCAGTAAAGTACTCTTCGGATTCGACAGCTACAGCCTTACCGATGCCTCCCGCGGTTCTCTGGATAAACTCATTAAAGTGCTGAACACTTATCCCGATACCAACGTAGAAGTTCAGGGACATACCGACAACAAAGGTACTGCCGCTTATAACGACAAGCTGTCATTACAACGTGCAGAATCAGTTGCCAGCTATGTGAAATCACATGGCATCGCTTCTTCCCGTATCACTACCAGGGGTTTTGGCTTTAACGCCCCCAAATACACCAACGATACCGAAGACGGCCGCGCGCAAAACCGCCGCGTAGAATTCGTGATCACCGCCAACGAAAAAATGAAATCAGAAGCCGCACAACAGGCTAATCAATAA
- a CDS encoding trans-sulfuration enzyme family protein yields MPHPNTNAIRIQTQRTDENEHSTPLFMTSSFRFDSAEDMRDAFNEVNDHNIYTRFSNPTVQEFTDKMCALEGAEAGFSCASGMAAIFGTFMTFLQSGDHILSCSSVFGSTHTLLTKYMPKWGIEYSYGEASDIDSWEALIKPNTKLIYLETPTNPGLDIVDMEKVGKLAKKHNIIFCVDNCFATPNLQRPIAFGADLVVHSATKWIDGQGRVLGGIVVGKKELVREIYLFCRNTGPSMAPFNAWVLTKSLETLDVRMERHSNNAEALAKKLEGHPKLNGVKYPFLPSHPAYEIAKKQMSRGGGLITFELKGGLNAGVTFMNALKMITLTSNLGDSRTIASHPASTTHSKLSEADQLAVGITPGLIRVSVGLEYIDDIAADILQALEQC; encoded by the coding sequence ATGCCGCATCCTAATACCAACGCTATCCGTATTCAGACACAGCGTACTGATGAAAACGAACACAGCACGCCTTTGTTTATGACCTCCAGCTTCCGTTTCGACAGTGCAGAGGATATGCGTGATGCTTTTAATGAAGTTAACGACCATAACATCTATACCCGTTTCAGTAACCCTACCGTACAGGAGTTCACCGATAAGATGTGTGCCCTGGAGGGCGCGGAAGCAGGGTTCTCCTGCGCCAGTGGTATGGCGGCCATCTTTGGAACGTTTATGACCTTCCTGCAAAGCGGGGATCATATCTTAAGCTGTTCTTCTGTATTCGGCTCTACACATACTTTGCTGACGAAGTATATGCCTAAATGGGGCATTGAATACTCCTATGGCGAAGCAAGCGATATAGACAGCTGGGAGGCGCTGATAAAGCCCAATACCAAACTGATCTATCTTGAAACGCCAACCAACCCCGGCCTGGATATCGTTGATATGGAAAAGGTGGGTAAGCTGGCTAAAAAGCATAACATCATCTTTTGTGTCGATAACTGTTTCGCTACGCCTAATCTTCAACGCCCTATAGCATTCGGCGCCGACCTGGTGGTGCATTCCGCTACCAAATGGATAGATGGCCAGGGGCGTGTATTGGGAGGTATTGTTGTTGGTAAAAAAGAACTGGTTCGCGAGATCTACCTGTTCTGCCGGAATACCGGTCCTTCTATGGCGCCATTCAATGCATGGGTATTGACCAAAAGTCTTGAAACGCTCGATGTGCGTATGGAAAGGCATTCCAACAATGCTGAAGCATTGGCTAAGAAACTGGAAGGCCATCCAAAGCTGAATGGTGTGAAATATCCTTTCCTGCCAAGTCACCCGGCATACGAGATCGCGAAGAAGCAAATGAGCCGTGGCGGTGGTTTGATCACGTTTGAATTAAAAGGTGGTTTGAATGCCGGCGTAACCTTTATGAATGCGCTGAAAATGATCACGCTTACTTCAAACCTGGGAGACAGCCGCACCATTGCATCGCATCCTGCTTCTACTACCCATTCCAAACTCAGTGAAGCGGATCAGCTGGCTGTAGGTATTACGCCGGGGTTGATCAGGGTGTCTGTAGGTCTTGAGTATATCGATGATATTGCTGCAGATATATTGCAGGCGCTGGAGCAGTGCTAA
- a CDS encoding OsmC family protein encodes MALIELSRTQGEYGFTATDTNNQQLRMDIPVEKGGTGNGFRPMQVLLAGLGGCSAVDVVSILQKQRQEITDFSIHIDGEREPGKEPSLWQDVTVVFDLTGNIDETKAYRAAELSMNKYCSVAETLRRAGGDLKWQVNVNGKPVTV; translated from the coding sequence ATGGCTTTAATAGAATTATCCCGCACACAGGGGGAGTATGGCTTTACGGCAACAGATACCAACAACCAGCAGCTCCGCATGGATATTCCCGTGGAGAAAGGCGGTACCGGCAATGGTTTCAGACCTATGCAGGTATTGCTGGCAGGTTTGGGAGGATGCAGCGCGGTTGACGTTGTTTCTATCCTTCAGAAACAAAGGCAGGAAATAACAGATTTCTCTATTCATATCGACGGCGAACGCGAACCCGGCAAAGAACCTTCGCTCTGGCAAGACGTAACCGTTGTGTTTGACCTTACCGGCAACATCGATGAAACCAAAGCCTATCGTGCGGCAGAACTGTCTATGAACAAATACTGTTCTGTTGCCGAAACATTACGCCGCGCCGGAGGTGACCTCAAATGGCAGGTAAATGTGAATGGTAAACCTGTAACTGTGTAA
- a CDS encoding class I fructose-bisphosphate aldolase gives MTFEKITALLGDQAASLLEHNCSTVSKDQLLLPSPQFVDTVFGISDRNIPTLKSLGALFNTGRLAGTGYLSILPVDQGIEHSAGASFAPNPIYFDPENIVKLAIEGGCNAVATTFGALSFVARKYAHKIPLIVKLNHNELLTYPNKYDQIMFGSVRDAWNMGATAVGATIYFGSPESDRQIVEVAHAFEEAHSLGMATILWCYIRNNAFKKDGVDYHVSADLTGQANHLGVTIKADIIKQKLPENNGGFKALNMGGSSYGKLDERMYTQLASGHPIDLCRYQVLNCYNGRAGLINSGGASSGESDLKEAVTTAVINKRAGGMGLISGRKAFQRPLAEGAQLLQAIQDVYLEKQVTIA, from the coding sequence ATGACTTTTGAAAAAATTACCGCGTTGCTTGGCGATCAGGCAGCCAGCTTGTTGGAGCATAACTGCTCAACAGTTTCCAAAGACCAGTTATTACTGCCCTCTCCCCAGTTTGTAGATACGGTGTTCGGCATATCGGACAGGAATATACCTACGCTGAAAAGTCTTGGTGCGTTGTTTAATACCGGCAGGCTGGCGGGTACGGGTTATCTTTCCATACTGCCTGTAGATCAGGGCATTGAACATAGTGCAGGCGCTTCTTTTGCACCTAATCCCATTTATTTCGATCCCGAAAATATTGTAAAGCTGGCTATCGAGGGCGGGTGTAACGCTGTAGCTACCACTTTTGGTGCTTTGTCGTTTGTGGCGAGGAAATATGCGCATAAAATTCCGCTGATCGTAAAGCTCAACCATAACGAATTGTTGACCTATCCCAATAAATATGACCAGATCATGTTTGGTTCTGTAAGAGATGCCTGGAATATGGGCGCTACAGCTGTGGGCGCTACCATTTATTTTGGTTCACCGGAATCGGACCGGCAGATCGTTGAAGTGGCACATGCTTTTGAGGAGGCGCATTCTCTTGGAATGGCAACGATACTCTGGTGTTATATCCGCAATAACGCGTTTAAAAAGGATGGCGTGGATTATCATGTGTCTGCCGATCTTACGGGCCAGGCTAACCACCTGGGAGTGACCATTAAAGCGGATATCATAAAGCAGAAGCTGCCTGAAAATAACGGTGGCTTCAAGGCGCTGAACATGGGCGGCAGCAGTTACGGCAAACTGGATGAAAGAATGTATACTCAACTGGCTTCCGGTCATCCTATTGATCTGTGCCGTTACCAGGTGCTCAACTGTTATAACGGGCGTGCGGGACTGATCAATTCCGGCGGTGCATCCTCAGGCGAGTCCGATCTGAAAGAAGCGGTAACAACGGCTGTCATCAACAAAAGAGCAGGCGGTATGGGGCTGATATCGGGCCGGAAGGCGTTTCAGCGTCCTTTGGCCGAAGGGGCTCAGTTACTTCAGGCTATACAGGATGTTTACCTCGAAAAGCAGGTGACAATAGCCTAG
- a CDS encoding serine hydrolase domain-containing protein has protein sequence MKKQLALGICFWLGITIAAYAQQEMKLVDSIMQTAYKRGIFNGNIMVVCQNNIYLHSFGFADVSTMVPLSREFKFDIGSVSKEFNGAAIMVLCEQGKLSLEDSLSKFFPEFPSWAGQVKVAHLLNYTSGIPVLGPAADGTDSLIHSSLITLKALAAAPGTVYIYNNINVSLQRRIIEKVSGLSYQDFIQEYLFKPAGMTQSLVDYPVDAAGMARAFDNEGHNVLYREGGVKGWVRLPIGDLYRWVMALHQGKVINEASLRTLGRNFPGGESSLGTVVFEGDTVVWHQHQGSNSNYEAAFYYHVRDRTLIVMMTNNQQMKVWPLKTAILNALQHKPFTVPRRSVYLSIRDRVLANVDDGLNYYRMLKAEEQDLYDFGFEIGDLISTGKYVQRRNKLDDAIRVFETALELKGRPEDLSYCYELIGDCYKSKGRKRKALANYRKALEVYPGNKNASGMIATLTGK, from the coding sequence ATGAAGAAACAACTCGCCCTTGGAATTTGCTTTTGGCTGGGTATTACCATCGCTGCTTATGCCCAGCAGGAAATGAAACTGGTAGATTCTATTATGCAAACTGCTTATAAGCGTGGCATCTTTAACGGCAACATCATGGTTGTCTGTCAGAATAATATTTATCTGCATTCTTTCGGCTTTGCCGATGTTTCCACGATGGTGCCGCTCTCCCGTGAGTTTAAATTTGACATAGGATCTGTTAGCAAGGAATTTAACGGGGCCGCTATCATGGTGCTTTGTGAGCAAGGTAAGTTATCGCTGGAGGATAGTTTGTCGAAGTTCTTTCCTGAATTTCCTTCCTGGGCCGGCCAGGTTAAGGTGGCGCACCTGCTCAATTATACCAGTGGCATTCCCGTACTCGGCCCGGCGGCAGATGGCACCGATTCTTTAATACATAGTAGCCTGATCACACTGAAGGCATTGGCGGCAGCGCCCGGTACCGTCTATATTTACAACAACATCAATGTATCGTTGCAGCGACGGATCATTGAAAAGGTTAGCGGGCTAAGTTACCAGGATTTTATACAGGAATATCTTTTCAAACCGGCAGGTATGACGCAGTCACTTGTGGATTACCCGGTTGATGCAGCGGGTATGGCAAGGGCTTTCGACAATGAAGGGCATAATGTGCTGTATCGCGAGGGCGGCGTAAAAGGCTGGGTAAGGCTGCCAATTGGAGACCTTTACAGATGGGTAATGGCATTGCATCAGGGCAAAGTAATTAACGAGGCTTCTTTGAGAACCCTGGGCCGGAATTTTCCGGGAGGAGAAAGCAGTTTGGGTACAGTCGTATTCGAAGGAGATACCGTGGTATGGCATCAGCACCAGGGCTCCAATAGTAATTACGAGGCTGCTTTTTATTATCATGTTCGTGACCGTACCCTCATTGTTATGATGACCAACAACCAGCAGATGAAAGTATGGCCTTTAAAAACGGCGATACTGAATGCTTTACAGCATAAACCTTTTACGGTTCCGCGTAGATCTGTTTACCTGTCTATTCGTGACAGGGTGCTGGCCAATGTTGATGATGGATTGAATTATTACCGTATGCTGAAGGCTGAAGAGCAGGACCTGTATGATTTTGGTTTTGAGATCGGCGACCTGATAAGCACCGGCAAATACGTACAACGCAGAAATAAGCTGGATGATGCTATCCGGGTGTTTGAAACTGCTTTGGAATTAAAGGGGCGCCCGGAAGATCTTTCCTATTGTTATGAACTTATCGGTGACTGTTACAAAAGCAAAGGGCGCAAGCGAAAAGCCCTGGCCAATTATAGGAAGGCCCTGGAAGTATATCCCGGCAATAAGAACGCTTCGGGTATGATAGCAACGCTTACAGGAAAGTAA